One region of Papaver somniferum cultivar HN1 unplaced genomic scaffold, ASM357369v1 unplaced-scaffold_131, whole genome shotgun sequence genomic DNA includes:
- the LOC113332423 gene encoding probable leucine-rich repeat receptor-like protein kinase At1g35710 produces the protein MTFLDISQNQISGRIPTSIYNLSNLDTLYLDQNQLSGTIPPHIGMLKSLTRLTLSTNNLTGPIPTSLCNLNNLNIIYLHENKLSGYIPQEIGKLSSLIELTLSTNDLVGPIPTSITKLSKLDTLYLYENKLSGTIPQDIGRLTSLTDLELSTNNFTGPIPASICNLSGLNTLYLFQNKLSGYIPQDIGNLGSLVDLELNMNNLNGPIPSSICNLSNLDILLLHQNQLSGQIPQEIGRLGSLTNLMLSSNNLTGSIPGSLCNISNLNMLYLFNNQLSGTIPEEIGKLSLVTDVGLWKNYLTGPIPSSLSNLTNLIKLNIYENQFSGTIPQDIGRLRSLTYFALSTNNFVGRIPASLCNLTVGMLPNLQRLYLYNNQLTGPIPKQLGGCSNLLELDLSRNRLNGSIPHQIGSLISLQIRLDLSQNELSGEIPSEFGKLNKLERLNLSHNKLSGSIPSSFDEMLSLTTADVSYNELTGPIPNMKAFNDAPFDALKNNSGLCGNHSGGFQLCDSSVMNARKKAKPRLVLIILVSLFGSLFLLFIFLVIFFRLRKRQVGNLEQVDQPTDTKPKRNIFSVQNYDGKLVFEEIIAATENFDTKYCIGAGGYGSVYKVDLSTGQVVAVKKLHSSDEDSEIVDLKSFENEVHALTEIRHKNIVKLFGFCSSVERRISFLVYEFVERGSLKKILCDGEQAAEFDWTKRIRFIRGTANAITYMHHDCIPAIVHRDISSNNVLLDFEYEARVSDFGTARILKPDSFNWTSLAGTYGYVAPELAYTMKVTEKCDVYSFGVLVLEVLHGRHPSEIITSLFPELFPSLSSSMATNLTGKNLMLKEILDQCVGAPTDVVKKEIMYFMKVGLSCLRGDPRTRPAMQQVSAELSLPAERRPFFGKPFENVTLGDLLMGDSQK, from the exons ATGACTTTTTTAGATATTTCTCAAAATCAAATTAGTGGTCGGATCCCTACTTCTATATATAATTTAAGCAACCTAGACACTTTATATCTTGATCAAAACCAACTCTCCGGTACCATCCCTCCACATATCGGAATGCTAAAGTCCCTTACTCGCCTAACATTGTCCACCAACAATCTCACGGGTCCGATCCCTACATCTTTATGTAACCTCAACAACCTAAATATTATATACCTTCATGAAAATAAACTTTCAGGTTATATTCCTCAAGAAATAGGAAAGCTAAGCTCACTTATTGAGTTGACACTGTCCACAAACGATCTCGTCGGTCCAATCCCTACTTCCATTACTAAACTCAGCAAGCTAGACACTCTATACTTGTATGAAAATAAACTTTCTGGTACCATTCCTCAAGATATCGGAAGGCTAACGTCACTTACAGACCTTGAGTTGTCTACAAACAATTTCACTGGTCCGATTCCTGCTTCTATATGTAACCTTAGCGGCCTAAATACTCTATACTTATTTCAAAATAAACTGTCTGGTTACATTCCACAAGACATTGGAAACCTAGGGTCTCTTGTTGACTTAGAGTTAAACATGAACAATCTCAATGGTCCAATCCCTAGTTCTATATGTAATTTGAGCAACTTGGACATCCTACTACTTCATCAAAATCAACTTTCTGGTCAAATTCCTCAAGAAATTGGAAGGCTTGGGTCTCTTACTAACTTGATGTTGTCCTCAAACAATCTAACCGGTTCCATTCCAGGTTCTTTATGTAATATCAGCAACCTAAACATGTTATACCTTTTTAATAATCAACTTTCTGGAACCATCCCCGAAGAAATTGGAAAACTAAGTCTCGTTACTGACGTTGGATTGTGGAAAAATTATCTCACTGGTCCAATCCCTTCTTCTTTAAGCAATCTTACCAACTTAATCAAACTTAACATATATGAAAATCAGTTTTCTGGTACCATTCCTCAAGATATTGGAAGGCTGAGATCTCTTACCTACTTTGCTCTGTCTACAAACAATTTCGTTGGTCGGATTCCTGCTTCTTTATGTAATTTAACAGTTGGGATGTTGCCTAACTTGCAACGTCTCTATCTATATAATAATCAGCTTACCGGACCGATTCCCAAACAACTTGGAGGATGTTCAAATTTACTTGAATTGGATTTGAGTAGAAACCGTTTGAACGGAAGCATTCCACATCAGATTGGAAGCTTGATTTCATTACAAATCAGATTGGATCTCAGTCAAAATGAGTTGAGTGGAGAAATACCATCTGAGTTTGGGAAACTAAACAAACTAGAAAGATTAAATTTGTCACACAACAAGCTTTCCGGTTCAATTCCCTCTTCATTTGATGAAATGCTTAGCTTGACCACTGCCGATGTTTCGTACAATGAATTAACTGGTCCTATTCCAAACATGAAGGCATTTAATGATGCTCCATTTgatgcattgaagaacaacagTGGTTTATGTGGTAATCACTCCGGAGGTTTTCAACTATGTGATTCCTCGGTTATGAATGCAAGAAAAAAGGCGAAACCAAGACTTGTGTTGATAATTTTAGTTTCACTGTTTGgttcattgtttcttttgttcataTTTCTTGTTATCTTTTTTCGCCTGCGAAAAAGACAAGTAGGAAATCTCGAGCAGGTGGATCAACCTACAGatacaaaaccaaaaagaaaCATATTTTCGGTACAGAACTATGATGGGAAACTTGTGTTTGAAGAAATTATTGCAGCAACAGAAAATTTTGATACTAAATATTGCATTGGGGCGGGAGGATATGGGAGTGTCTACAAGGTAGATTTGTCGACAGGCCAGGTTGTTGCTGTGAAGAAGCTTCACTCGTCAGATGAAGATTCTGAAATAGTTGATCTTAAATCTTTCGAAAATGAAGTTCATGCATTGACTGAAATCCGGCATAAGAACATCGTAAAACTCTTTGGTTTCTGCTCTAGTGTAGAGCGAAGAATCTCATTTTTGGTTTATGAGTTTGTAGAGAGAGGGAGTTTGAAAAAGATTTTATGCGATGGGGAACAAGCGGCAGAGTTCGATTGGACAAAGAGGATAAGATTCATCAGGGGAACAGCTAATGCAATTACATACATGCACCATGATTGCATTCCGGCAATAGTTCATAGGGACATATCTAGCAACAATGTCTTGTTGGATTTCGAATATGAAGCTCGTGTTTCGGATTTTGGTACTGcaaggattttgaagccagattcGTTTAATTGGACATCACTTGCAGGAACATACGGATATGTTGCTCCAG AACTTGCTTATACAATGAAGGTAACAGAGAAGTGCGATGTTTATAGCTTTGGAGTACTCGTGCTAGAAGTACTACATGGGAGGCACCCATCCGAGATAATCACATCACTCTTTCCCGAGCTCTTTCCATCGTTGTCATCATCCATGGCTACGAATCTTACGGGAAAAAATTTAATGTTGAAGGAAATCTTGGACCAGTGCGTTGGAGCACCAACGGatgtcgtgaagaaagagataatgTACTTTATGAAGGTTGGTCTCTCATGCTTACGTGGGGATCCACGTACTCGGCCAGCAATGCAACAAGTATCTGCAGAGCTATCGCTACCAGCTGAGAGAAGACCGTTCTTTGGGAAGCCCTTTGAAAATGTTACATTGGGAGACCTACTGATGGGGGATTCGCAAAAATGA
- the LOC113332545 gene encoding probable leucine-rich repeat receptor-like protein kinase At1g35710: MNKFSGHIPLEIEFLTNMSLLDLSQNQITGSIPASICNLNDLTSLYLDGNKLSGYIPQDIGKLMSLTDVAFSINYLIGQIPTSICNLSNLNTLYLHTNKLYGYIPLEIGKLKSLIDLALSTNNLNGPIPASICNLSNLNILYLYENKLSGFIPLEIGKLKSLIDLELSGNNLNGPIPASICNLSNLNTLYLHTNKLSGFIPLEIGKLKSLIDLELGINNLNGPIPASICNLSNLNTLYLYENKLSGFIPLEIGKLKSLIDLELSRNNLNGPIPASICNLTNLNILYLQENKLSGLIPLEIGKLKSLVDLALSTNNLSGLIPASICNLSNLNTLYLHKNKLSCFIPLEIGKLNSLMEIKLSTNYLTGPIPSSICNLSKLNRLYFHKNQLSGTIPLDIARLSSLSEFGIHKNNLIGQIPAYFCNSTVGMLQHLYLSENQLTGPIPKQLGECPDLLELDLSINSLNGSIPLEIGGLISIQILLDLSQNELSGEIPSDFGKLNKLEKLNLSHNKLSGSIPPSFVEMLSLTTVDISYNQLSGPIPDIKAFKDAPFDALKNNSGLCGGNHSGGIKPCNSSVIIGRKKAKPRLAVIILVPLFGSLFLLFTFFAIYFCLRKRLFVRNIEQADQPTTINTRRNVFSVEKYDGKLVFEEIMEATENFDTKYCKNYSILSAHIHFTCFFFNYSVTILLRISMKFLVQMLCKNYSEPKF; encoded by the coding sequence ATGAATAAGTTTTCCGGACATATTCCACTAGAAATTGAATTTCTCACAAATATGAGTTTGTTAGACCTTTCTCAAAATCAGATAACTGGTTCAATTCCTGCTTCTATATGCAATCTGAACGACCTAACCTCTCTATATCTTGATGGAAATAAATTGTCTGGTTACATTCCTCAAGATATCGGAAAGCTAATGTCTCTTACTGATGTTGCATTTTCCATAAACTATCTCATTGGTCAAATCCCTACTTCTATTTGTAACCTTAGCAACCTAAATACTTTATACCTTCATACAAATAAGTTGTATGGTTATATTCCTCTAGAAATCGGAAAGCTAAAGTCTCTCATTGACTTGGCTTTGAGCACAAACAATCTCAACGGTCCGATCCCCGCATCAATATGTAACCTTAGCAACCTAAATATTTTGTACCTTTATGAAAATAAGTTGTCTGGTTTTATTCCTCTAGAAATCGGAAAGCTAAAGTCTCTCATTGATTTGGAGTTGAGCGGAAACAATCTCAACGGTCCGATCCCCGCATCAATATGTAACCTTAGCAACCTAAATACTTTATACCTTCATACAAATAAGTTGTCTGGTTTTATTCCTCTAGAAATCGGAAAACTAAAGTCTCTCATTGACTTGGAGTTAGGCATAAACAATCTCAACGGTCCGATCCCCGCATCAATATGTAACCTTAGCAACCTAAATACTTTGTACCTTTATGAAAATAAGTTGTCTGGTTTTATTCCTCTAGAAATCGGAAAGCTAAAGTCTCTCATTGATTTGGAGTTGAGCAGAAACAATCTCAACGGTCCGATCCCCGCATCTATATGTAACCTTACCAACCTAAATATTTTGTACCTTCAAGAAAATAAGTTGTCTGGTTTAATTCCTCTAGAAATAGGAAAGCTAAAGTCTCTTGTTGACTTGGCTTTGAGCACAAACAATCTCAGTGGTCTGATCCCCGCATCTATATGTAACCTTAGCAACCTAAATACTTTATACCTTCATAAGAATAAGTTGTCTTGTTTTATTCCTCTAGAAATCGGAAAGCTAAATTCTCTCATGGAAATTAAATTGTCGACAAACTATCTGACTGGTCCAATCCCTTCTTCTATATGCAATCTTAGCAAACTTAACAGATTGTACTTTCACAAGAATCAGTTATCTGGCACCATTCCTCTTGACATTGCAAGGCTAAGCTCTCTTTCTGAATTTGGAATACACAAAAACAATCTCATTGGTCAAATCCCTGCTTATTTCTGTAATTCGACAGTCGGAATGCTACAGCATCTGTATCTATCTGAGAATCAGCTTACTGGACCAATACCCAAACAACTTGGAGAATGTCCAGACTTACTCGAACTGGATTTGAGTATAAACAGTTTGAACGGAAGCATTCCACTTGAGATTGGAGGCTTGATTTCAATACAGATCCTATTGGATCTCAGTCAAAATGAGTTGAGTGGAGAAATACCGTCAGATTTTGGAAAATTAAACAAACTGGAGAAATTAAATCTGTCCCACAACAAACTTTCGGGTTCAATCCCACCTTCATTTGTTGAAATGCTTAGCTTGACTACTGTCGATATTTCATACAATCAACTGAGCGGTCCTATTCCGGACATCAAGGCCTTTAAGGATGCTCCTTTTGACGCATTGAAGAACAACAGTGGTTTATGTGGTGGTAATCACTCTGGAGGTATTAAGCCATGTAACTCGTCAGTTATCATCGGAAGAAAGAAAGCCAAACCAAGACTTGCTGTGATAATTTTAGTTCCACTGTTTGGTTCCTTGTTTCTTTTGTTCACATTTTTTGCCATCTATTTTTGCTTGCGAAAAAGACTATTCGTAAGAAATATCGAGCAGGCAGATCAACCAACAACTATAAACACAAGAAGAAACGTATTCTCGGTAGAGAAATATGACGGGAAGCTGGTGTTTGAAGAAATAATGGAAGCAACGGAAAACTTTGATACCAAATATTGCAAGAACTATTCCATATTGTCTGCGCATATACATTTCACTTGTTTTTTCTTTAATTATTCAGTTACGATACTGTTAAGAATATCCATGAAGTTCTTGGTTCAAATGTTGTGCAAGAACTATTCCGAGCCAAAGTTTTGA
- the LOC113332412 gene encoding probable auxin efflux carrier component 1d, giving the protein MIIWFGSSCRSSSSTFYTIPDFEKHRRDDQFSSGNRHAINGGERDAPNLTKLGSSSTIELHAEAAYGESKATTVTPASVMTGSF; this is encoded by the exons ATGATAATTTGGTTCGGTTCAAGCTGTCGTTCTTCATCTTCTACATTTTATACTATTCCAG ATTTTGAAAAACATCGCCGAGATGATCAGTTCAGTTCTGGAAACAGACATGCCATAAATGGTGGTGAACGAGATGCACCAAATTTGACCAAACTTGGTTCTAGCTCAACTATTGAGCTTCACGCTGAAGCTGCTTATGGGGAATCCAAAGCCACTACTGTGACACCTGCTAGTGTTATGACTGGGTCATTTTGA